From Thermus albus, one genomic window encodes:
- a CDS encoding ABC transporter ATP-binding protein, giving the protein MLSVENLKVVYRGVILALDGVSLEVREGEAVALLGPNGAGKSSLVRAVAGLLPKFEGRVLDGHVRLFGQEATHLDPVRITGLGLTAVLEGRPLFRYLTPIENLVAAGHRLSSRELKEGMEEVFARFPRLYERRHEQAGYLSGGEQQMLLLGMALLTRPKVLVVDEPSLGLAPKLVEEVMRTLDALRKEKKLSLLLVEQNARAALAIVDRVYVLERGRVVFEGDAQAAQEDQDVMEFYLGKEEVGFRQAKRYRRRKRWV; this is encoded by the coding sequence ATGCTTTCGGTGGAGAACCTGAAGGTGGTCTACCGCGGAGTGATCCTGGCCCTGGATGGGGTTTCCCTGGAGGTAAGGGAAGGGGAAGCGGTGGCCCTCCTGGGGCCCAACGGGGCGGGCAAGAGTTCCTTGGTGCGGGCGGTGGCAGGGCTTCTTCCCAAGTTTGAGGGGCGGGTGCTGGATGGGCACGTCCGCCTCTTTGGCCAGGAGGCCACCCACCTGGATCCGGTGCGCATCACGGGCCTTGGGCTTACCGCGGTCCTCGAGGGGCGCCCCCTCTTCCGGTACCTGACCCCCATTGAAAACCTGGTGGCCGCCGGCCATCGCCTTTCCTCCCGGGAGCTGAAGGAGGGCATGGAGGAGGTCTTCGCCCGCTTCCCCAGGCTTTACGAGCGTCGCCACGAACAGGCGGGTTACCTCTCGGGAGGCGAGCAACAGATGCTCCTTTTGGGTATGGCCCTCCTCACCCGCCCCAAGGTCTTGGTGGTGGACGAGCCCTCCTTGGGCCTCGCCCCTAAGCTGGTGGAGGAAGTGATGCGCACCTTGGACGCCCTGAGAAAGGAGAAAAAACTGAGCCTCCTCCTGGTGGAGCAAAACGCCCGGGCAGCCCTGGCCATCGTGGACCGCGTCTATGTGTTGGAGCGGGGCCGGGTGGTGTTTGAAGGCGACGCCCAAGCCGCCCAGGAAGACCAGGACGTGATGGAGTTCTACCTAGGCAAGGAGGAGGTAGGCTTCCGCCAAGCCAAGCGTTACCGAAGGAGGAAGCGGTGGGTGTGA
- a CDS encoding branched-chain amino acid ABC transporter permease: MSDLLPYLIGGLANGALYGLLALGFVLVYRATSVVNFAIGEFLLVGAYLTYTFALFLPLPLAMLAALPMAFLFGLLVERGFVRPLLGRNVVAVIMATIGLAAALDGGVQLLWGPDLKYLQGELPQLGFQLGDTFVPSRAVWNLLLALPLGFGLLWLLRKSRYGVLVRAISEREVAALALGIPTTRILAGVWGISALLATLAGALLAVASGVGHNLVFFGLKVFPVAILGGLDSVGGALLAGFLLGVLEALSGRYLEPLLPGFTEALPFVVVLLVLMVRPYGLLGERQIERV, encoded by the coding sequence ATGTCTGACCTTTTACCGTACCTCATCGGCGGCCTGGCCAACGGGGCCCTTTACGGCCTTCTGGCTCTAGGCTTCGTCCTGGTATACCGGGCCACCAGCGTGGTGAACTTCGCCATCGGGGAGTTCCTGCTAGTAGGGGCTTACCTCACCTACACCTTCGCCCTTTTTCTGCCCCTCCCCCTGGCCATGCTGGCTGCCCTGCCCATGGCCTTTCTCTTTGGACTCCTGGTGGAGCGGGGTTTTGTGCGGCCGCTTTTGGGGCGGAACGTGGTGGCGGTGATCATGGCCACCATCGGGTTGGCCGCAGCCCTGGATGGCGGGGTGCAGCTCCTGTGGGGACCGGACCTCAAGTACCTCCAGGGGGAACTTCCCCAGCTGGGCTTCCAGCTAGGGGACACCTTCGTACCCTCCCGGGCTGTCTGGAACCTCCTTCTGGCCTTGCCCCTGGGATTCGGCCTCCTTTGGCTCCTCAGGAAAAGCCGCTATGGAGTCCTGGTGCGGGCCATCTCCGAGCGGGAGGTGGCGGCCCTGGCCCTGGGCATCCCCACCACCCGGATCCTGGCGGGGGTTTGGGGAATCTCCGCCCTCCTCGCCACCCTGGCCGGAGCCCTCCTGGCCGTGGCCAGCGGGGTAGGGCATAACCTGGTTTTCTTTGGGCTTAAGGTCTTCCCCGTGGCCATCTTGGGCGGGTTGGACTCGGTGGGAGGGGCCTTGTTGGCGGGGTTCCTCCTGGGGGTCCTCGAGGCCCTTTCCGGACGCTACCTGGAACCCCTCCTTCCGGGCTTCACCGAAGCCCTGCCCTTCGTGGTGGTGCTTCTGGTACTTATGGTGCGGCCATATGGCCTCTTGGGCGAACGCCAGATTGAGAGGGTGTGA
- a CDS encoding ABC transporter substrate-binding protein, with product MKRREFLQKLGVGTLAAVGMPYIATAQARPVKLATLLPLTGPFAFAGNAGREGFVDGVDYVNEVLGGVGGRKLELIVEDTGYDVAKGTAAFNRVVSRERPEELLFVYGDSTGLSKALAPEIARMNLPYSATSFANELADPKTYPTIFVFGPTYNDMMEALLRQIRLQKGRAKIALVYSNTEFGRDPIPYAKERAKALGMEVVHEEVTPPAFTDATPIVLNLRRANPDFVILQGYALSAEPLILRTAREQGLKAQFMGTYYSAELALIQRAGPAAEGFTVTYHNAYWYDTLVPAVDEMRKFRQKKGRDISYRPTYYMGSLAVALAIAEAMRRAAGAGKLTRAGVVEYLEKLGDYNGLGLLHNFQFVNHRLPYTKLYRASVKDGRFNAITDWIKLA from the coding sequence ATGAAACGCAGGGAGTTCTTGCAGAAGCTGGGTGTGGGTACCTTGGCTGCGGTGGGCATGCCCTACATCGCCACCGCGCAAGCGCGGCCGGTGAAGCTGGCCACCCTCCTTCCCCTCACCGGTCCCTTCGCCTTCGCCGGTAACGCCGGACGCGAAGGCTTCGTGGATGGGGTGGACTACGTGAACGAGGTCCTGGGGGGCGTTGGCGGCCGCAAACTGGAGCTCATTGTAGAGGATACCGGCTACGACGTGGCTAAGGGCACCGCTGCCTTCAACCGGGTGGTGTCCCGGGAGCGGCCCGAGGAGCTCCTCTTTGTCTACGGCGATTCCACCGGCCTTTCCAAGGCCTTGGCCCCGGAGATCGCCCGCATGAACCTACCCTACTCCGCCACCAGTTTCGCCAACGAACTGGCCGACCCCAAGACCTACCCCACCATCTTCGTCTTCGGCCCCACCTACAACGACATGATGGAAGCCCTCCTAAGGCAGATCCGTCTACAGAAGGGCCGGGCTAAGATCGCCTTGGTCTACTCCAACACCGAGTTCGGCCGCGACCCCATCCCCTACGCCAAGGAAAGGGCCAAGGCCTTGGGCATGGAGGTGGTCCACGAGGAGGTAACCCCTCCCGCCTTCACCGACGCCACCCCCATCGTCTTGAACCTGCGCCGGGCCAACCCCGACTTCGTGATCCTCCAGGGCTACGCCCTCTCCGCCGAACCCCTGATCCTGCGCACCGCTCGGGAACAGGGCTTGAAGGCGCAGTTTATGGGCACGTATTACTCGGCGGAGCTGGCCCTGATCCAGCGGGCCGGTCCCGCTGCCGAGGGGTTCACCGTCACTTACCATAACGCCTACTGGTACGACACCCTGGTGCCGGCCGTGGACGAGATGCGGAAGTTCCGGCAGAAAAAGGGGCGCGACATTTCCTACCGCCCCACCTACTACATGGGCAGCCTGGCGGTGGCCCTGGCCATCGCCGAGGCCATGCGCCGGGCAGCGGGTGCGGGCAAGCTGACCCGGGCCGGGGTGGTGGAATACCTGGAGAAACTTGGGGACTACAACGGCCTGGGGCTCTTGCATAACTTCCAGTTCGTAAACCATCGCCTTCCCTACACCAAACTCTACCGGGCTAGCGTGAAGGACGGCCGCTTCAACGCCATCACCGACTGGATCAAACTGGCCTAG